A region from the Halarsenatibacter silvermanii genome encodes:
- a CDS encoding restriction endonuclease subunit S, producing MPYPEYTEMKDSGIEWLGKIPEHWKEIQLLYLFKIESGGTPESANMDYWNGEIIWVTPEDLSEINSKKISDSKRKLSESGLSNSSATLVEKGSLIVSKRAPIGYIAIADDYLATNQGCYSLIRRGANIDSNFFYYQLLALKKYLKSLGQGSTFTELYRNEIKEIKLLSPPYKEQKSIANFLDQETEKIDKLIEKKEKLIDLLEEKRQAMISEAVTKGLNPDVPMKDSGIEWLGKIPEHWETVKIKWLYEDIGSGTTPTSSNTDYYNGEIPWVNTTELNNCYINKTNKSITRKALQSYSTLKLYPENTLLVALYGATIGKLGILNMPATVNQACCALNEPKDKTNIKFIYYWLLSNRKNILSYSYGGGQQNISQNTVKNLKITMPPFEEQKSISNFLDKKTAKIDNLISKTQNQIDNLKEYRKTLISKAVTGKIDVRDLA from the coding sequence ATGCCATATCCTGAGTATACTGAGATGAAAGACTCGGGCATTGAGTGGCTTGGGAAAATACCTGAACATTGGAAAGAAATCCAATTATTGTATTTATTCAAAATTGAAAGTGGAGGAACCCCCGAAAGTGCTAACATGGATTATTGGAATGGAGAAATCATCTGGGTTACTCCTGAAGATTTAAGTGAAATCAACTCTAAAAAAATTTCTGATTCTAAAAGAAAACTTTCTGAATCAGGTTTAAGTAACTCTTCTGCTACACTTGTCGAAAAGGGCAGCTTAATTGTTTCAAAAAGAGCACCAATAGGATATATAGCCATTGCGGATGATTATTTAGCAACAAATCAAGGATGTTATAGTCTCATAAGAAGAGGAGCTAATATAGATTCCAACTTTTTTTATTATCAGTTGCTTGCATTGAAAAAATATCTGAAATCATTAGGGCAAGGTAGTACTTTTACAGAATTGTATAGAAACGAAATAAAAGAAATTAAGTTGTTGTCACCTCCTTATAAAGAACAAAAATCAATAGCCAACTTCCTAGACCAGGAAACAGAAAAGATAGATAAACTCATTGAAAAAAAAGAAAAACTTATAGATTTATTAGAAGAAAAACGACAGGCAATGATAAGTGAGGCTGTCACAAAAGGGCTTAATCCCGATGTGCCAATGAAAGATTCGGGCATTGAGTGGTTGGGTAAGATACCTGAGCATTGGGAAACTGTAAAAATAAAGTGGTTATATGAGGATATAGGTAGTGGTACAACCCCAACCTCTTCAAATACAGATTATTACAATGGTGAAATTCCTTGGGTTAATACCACTGAATTAAATAATTGCTATATTAATAAAACCAATAAATCTATAACTAGAAAGGCTTTACAAAGTTATAGCACTTTAAAGCTGTATCCAGAAAATACATTGTTGGTGGCTTTGTATGGAGCCACTATTGGTAAATTAGGAATTTTAAATATGCCAGCCACTGTTAATCAAGCTTGTTGTGCCCTTAATGAGCCAAAAGATAAGACAAATATTAAGTTTATTTATTATTGGTTATTAAGTAATAGAAAAAATATTTTATCTTATTCTTATGGTGGCGGGCAACAAAATATAAGCCAAAATACAGTCAAAAATCTAAAAATAACTATGCCACCATTCGAAGAACAAAAATCTATATCTAATTTTCTCGATAAAAAAACAGCAAAGATAGATAATTTGATATCTAAAACCCAGAATCAAATTGATAATCTAAAAGAGTACCGCAAAACCTTAATATCAAAAGCAGTTACTGGCAAGATTGATGTGAGAGATTTAGCTTAA
- a CDS encoding type I restriction-modification system subunit M yields MNGFSEKVNFIWSIADLLRGDYKQSEYGRVILPFTVLRRLDCVLEETKEDVLAKKKELEDMGIKNLDPILNKTAGYNFHNRSRFDFKKLLDDPNNIKSNLMNYIHGFSKNAREILEYFNFEVHIERLNDADLLYLIVQRFSEVDIHPDTVSNKQMGDIFEELIRKFSEQSNETAGEHFTPREVIKLMVNILFEEDNDLLQKEGIVRTIYDPACGTGGMLTVAENYLSKLNPDATLKMFGQELNPESYAICKADMLIKGEPVNNIKYGNSFTNDKLRNNKFDYMLSNPPFGVSWKKIRDEVEKEADELGYDGRFGAGLPRVNDGSLLFLQHMISKMKSNGQGSRIAIVFNASPLFNGGAGSGESEIRRWIIENDWLEAIIGLPEELFYNTGINTYIWIVTNRKTKEREGKVQLINAVDYYEEMRQSKGNKRNFISEAQIDEITRIYGEFEETDNSKIFQNEEFGYQRITVEQPIRRCYQVNEERIEAFKEKEGFERIGERKNGEEMQEQILQGLRDEFDFDNVYKNHGDFIADIEEVFSDVSIRLYKYIRTALFNAFGWEDERAEPAKDKDGEPIPDPDLREKENVPLTEDINDYFSREIEPHLEDAWVDYSKTKIGYEIPFTRYFYEYEELRSLEEIDNDIDELKDEILDLLEEVTG; encoded by the coding sequence TTGAATGGTTTCAGCGAAAAGGTCAATTTCATCTGGAGTATAGCCGATTTATTAAGAGGAGATTACAAACAATCAGAATATGGCAGAGTCATACTGCCTTTTACTGTGTTGAGAAGATTGGATTGTGTATTAGAAGAAACTAAAGAAGATGTTTTAGCCAAGAAAAAAGAATTAGAAGATATGGGTATTAAAAATTTAGATCCAATACTGAACAAAACGGCAGGATATAACTTTCACAATAGAAGCCGTTTTGACTTTAAAAAGTTACTTGATGATCCCAATAATATTAAAAGTAACCTCATGAATTACATACACGGTTTTTCCAAAAATGCCCGTGAAATACTTGAATATTTTAATTTTGAAGTACATATAGAGAGACTCAACGATGCTGATTTATTGTACTTAATAGTGCAGAGATTTAGTGAGGTTGATATACATCCTGATACGGTTTCCAATAAGCAGATGGGAGATATCTTCGAAGAATTAATCCGTAAATTTTCCGAACAGTCAAACGAAACAGCTGGAGAACATTTTACACCGCGTGAAGTTATTAAATTGATGGTCAATATTTTATTCGAGGAAGATAATGACCTTCTGCAAAAGGAGGGCATAGTCAGGACAATTTACGACCCTGCCTGCGGTACTGGAGGTATGCTTACCGTAGCAGAAAATTATTTGAGCAAACTAAATCCCGATGCTACCTTAAAAATGTTTGGGCAGGAACTGAACCCAGAATCCTATGCTATTTGTAAAGCCGACATGTTAATTAAAGGCGAACCAGTGAATAATATAAAATATGGCAATAGTTTTACCAATGATAAGCTAAGGAATAATAAATTTGATTATATGCTGTCCAATCCGCCTTTTGGAGTTAGCTGGAAAAAGATTAGAGATGAAGTGGAAAAAGAAGCTGACGAATTAGGGTATGACGGCAGATTTGGTGCAGGTCTTCCCCGAGTAAATGATGGTTCATTATTATTCTTACAGCACATGATTTCCAAGATGAAATCAAATGGACAGGGCAGCAGAATAGCCATAGTTTTCAATGCCTCTCCTTTATTTAACGGAGGAGCAGGCTCAGGAGAAAGTGAGATTCGCAGATGGATTATTGAAAATGATTGGTTGGAAGCCATTATAGGGTTACCTGAAGAGCTATTTTACAATACAGGCATTAACACCTATATATGGATAGTGACCAACCGCAAAACCAAGGAAAGAGAAGGCAAGGTTCAATTAATTAATGCAGTAGATTATTATGAAGAGATGCGTCAGAGCAAGGGCAATAAGAGGAATTTTATAAGCGAAGCACAAATAGACGAGATCACCAGAATTTACGGTGAATTTGAGGAAACTGATAACAGCAAAATATTTCAAAATGAAGAGTTTGGTTATCAGCGCATCACAGTTGAGCAGCCGATAAGAAGATGCTATCAGGTAAATGAAGAGAGAATAGAGGCTTTCAAAGAAAAGGAAGGTTTTGAGAGAATTGGCGAAAGGAAGAACGGAGAAGAGATGCAGGAACAGATCTTACAGGGGCTTAGAGATGAATTTGATTTCGATAATGTGTATAAAAATCACGGAGACTTTATTGCTGATATTGAAGAAGTCTTTTCCGATGTCAGCATAAGATTGTATAAATATATTAGAACAGCTTTATTCAATGCCTTTGGCTGGGAGGATGAAAGAGCTGAGCCTGCTAAAGATAAAGACGGCGAGCCAATTCCTGATCCTGACTTAAGAGAGAAAGAGAATGTGCCTTTGACAGAAGATATAAATGATTATTTCTCCAGAGAAATTGAACCGCATTTAGAAGATGCCTGGGTAGATTATTCAAAAACAAAAATTGGTTATGAGATACCGTTTACTCGTTATTTTTATGAATACGAAGAATTGCGATCACTTGAGGAAATAGATAATGATATAGATGAACTAAAAGATGAGATATTGGATTTATTGGAAGAGGTGACGGGTTAA
- a CDS encoding HEPN domain-containing protein: MTEKRKKLIQQWFEKAENDLKAAKTILDNSPGLTDMTAFHCQQAVEKYFKCYLIKLDINFGKSHNLVYLLDLIGEDEDISGEIYKIAAKLNDYAVEVRYPREIGEIPTKEEAKEAYQLALKAKDYVADKIDID; the protein is encoded by the coding sequence ATGACAGAGAAGAGGAAGAAATTAATACAACAATGGTTTGAGAAAGCTGAAAATGATTTGAAAGCAGCGAAGACTATATTGGATAATTCTCCAGGACTTACTGATATGACTGCTTTTCATTGTCAACAAGCTGTAGAAAAATATTTTAAATGTTATCTAATTAAACTGGATATTAATTTTGGTAAGAGCCATAATTTAGTTTATTTATTGGATTTAATAGGTGAAGATGAAGATATTTCCGGAGAAATATATAAAATAGCGGCCAAATTGAACGATTATGCAGTGGAAGTAAGATACCCCAGAGAAATAGGTGAAATACCTACTAAAGAAGAAGCAAAAGAGGCATATCAGCTGGCATTGAAAGCAAAAGATTACGTGGCGGACAAAATAGATATAGATTAG
- a CDS encoding nucleotidyltransferase domain-containing protein has translation MNYQNVITEEKIREAVNRIVEKTNPQKIIIFGSYAVDDFDKYSDLDLLIVKETDLPSHRRGRKILKELRGLKLPVDIVVYTPKEIKEWKEEKHSFISKILTEGKVIYDREEEEINTTMV, from the coding sequence ATGAATTATCAAAATGTAATTACCGAGGAGAAAATAAGAGAAGCTGTAAATAGAATAGTGGAGAAGACAAACCCTCAAAAAATAATAATTTTTGGCTCCTATGCCGTAGACGATTTTGATAAATACAGTGATTTGGATCTTCTGATTGTTAAGGAAACTGACCTGCCCAGTCATAGAAGGGGCAGAAAAATATTAAAGGAGTTGAGAGGTTTAAAGCTACCTGTTGATATAGTGGTTTACACTCCTAAAGAAATAAAAGAGTGGAAAGAAGAAAAACATTCTTTTATCAGCAAAATTCTAACGGAAGGAAAGGTTATCTATGACAGAGAAGAGGAAGAAATTAATACAACAATGGTTTGA
- a CDS encoding nucleotidyltransferase family protein yields the protein MKLDETAKQKIKEILKEYNIKRAGIYGSYARGEADKASDIDILVELNRSSLFELVGLKQDIEEATGLEVDINTYNGLNYSRREGLKERVLREEEKII from the coding sequence ATGAAACTTGATGAAACTGCAAAACAGAAGATAAAAGAGATACTAAAGGAATATAATATCAAAAGAGCTGGAATTTATGGTTCTTATGCCAGAGGGGAAGCAGATAAAGCGAGCGATATAGATATCTTGGTGGAATTAAACAGAAGTAGTCTTTTTGAACTGGTGGGATTAAAGCAGGATATAGAGGAGGCTACAGGGCTGGAAGTGGATATAAATACCTATAATGGCCTTAATTATTCCAGGAGAGAGGGATTGAAAGAGAGAGTACTTAGAGAAGAGGAGAAGATTATATGA
- a CDS encoding FAD-binding oxidoreductase has product MSEATDVSFNIKTDRTFSWVRDYGWTVTLLIGIGGHFLPHLGLLVPPIMAAMIIMSLMKGKYWCGNFCPHGSFFDELVMRVSRSSKIPNIFKSKITIGLVLIYFIYNMSSRIAEAIFTIGEIPLHHSFGFIFARTYLMVVIAGGLLGIAINSRTWCQFCPMGTMQVFFYKIGQAFNLNSGRDEKVTIEHPEKCLSCGQCSRVCPMELTPYQDFQEYDEHNQFEAEKCIRCKTCVENCPADVLQMADSEEAAAVRANADLEGYENYEYFDARIAEINELKDDVREYTFELIDPGKMDFHPGQFLLWKVDSERKIYKAYTISSAAPDNSEVTVTIKKIDQGYGTSIIFSEFSEGDRVELKGPLGEEITIDTDYDHLLMISNGIGITPFVSTVEKFLTEDHPEEYDGEATLLYGVRYEENLVYDDFFTSAAEENDKFDYHHILSRPRTNGYPEGYVTHILEDLEIEENTGVYMCGTPAMVSDAYDILDEKGISREDIYHESFAV; this is encoded by the coding sequence GTGAGCGAAGCAACCGATGTTTCTTTTAATATTAAGACCGACAGAACTTTCAGCTGGGTTAGGGATTACGGCTGGACGGTTACGCTTTTGATCGGAATTGGAGGACATTTCTTACCACATCTGGGGCTTTTGGTGCCTCCTATAATGGCTGCCATGATAATTATGAGCCTGATGAAGGGTAAATACTGGTGTGGCAATTTCTGTCCGCACGGCAGCTTTTTTGATGAGCTGGTTATGAGAGTCAGCCGCAGCAGCAAAATTCCGAATATATTCAAATCTAAAATCACCATCGGGCTGGTGCTTATTTATTTCATATATAATATGTCATCGCGCATTGCTGAGGCGATTTTTACTATAGGGGAGATTCCCCTGCATCACAGCTTCGGATTTATCTTTGCCCGGACTTATCTAATGGTGGTCATTGCCGGGGGGCTTTTGGGTATTGCCATAAATTCCCGTACATGGTGTCAGTTCTGTCCTATGGGAACAATGCAGGTATTTTTCTACAAAATCGGTCAGGCATTCAATTTAAATTCGGGTCGAGATGAGAAAGTGACTATAGAACACCCGGAAAAATGCCTTTCCTGCGGCCAGTGTTCCCGTGTATGTCCTATGGAGCTTACCCCATATCAGGATTTTCAAGAATATGATGAGCATAATCAATTTGAGGCCGAAAAATGTATCAGATGCAAAACCTGTGTTGAAAACTGCCCGGCTGATGTTCTGCAGATGGCTGACAGCGAGGAAGCTGCCGCAGTTCGGGCGAATGCTGATCTTGAGGGTTATGAGAATTACGAGTATTTTGATGCCCGCATAGCTGAGATCAATGAGTTGAAAGACGATGTGCGCGAATATACCTTTGAGTTGATTGACCCTGGAAAAATGGACTTTCACCCCGGCCAATTTCTTTTGTGGAAAGTAGATTCGGAAAGGAAGATTTATAAGGCTTATACCATATCATCTGCTGCGCCGGATAACTCTGAAGTTACCGTGACAATTAAAAAGATCGATCAGGGCTATGGGACCAGCATTATTTTCTCCGAATTTTCTGAAGGTGACAGGGTTGAGCTTAAGGGGCCGCTCGGAGAGGAAATCACCATCGACACCGATTATGATCATCTGCTGATGATATCCAATGGCATCGGGATTACTCCCTTTGTGTCAACTGTGGAGAAATTTTTAACTGAAGATCATCCTGAAGAGTACGATGGTGAAGCAACACTGCTTTACGGCGTGAGATATGAAGAAAATCTTGTCTATGATGACTTTTTTACCAGCGCTGCTGAAGAAAACGATAAGTTCGATTATCATCATATTCTGTCTCGACCGCGCACAAACGGTTATCCTGAAGGTTATGTTACTCATATTCTCGAAGATCTGGAAATCGAAGAGAACACAGGGGTCTATATGTGCGGCACTCCAGCCATGGTATCTGATGCCTACGATATACTGGATGAAAAAGGAATTTCCAGAGAAGATATATATCATGAAAGCTTCGCGGTTTAA
- a CDS encoding QueT transporter family protein has product MKTRTIARIGLLAGLYAAITLSAHPISYGPIQVRISELLTLLPFYFGGWAAVGLWIGAMIANAFGGLGLIDIIFGAGLTLVAGLLTARAGSLITAAIPPVVINAFGVAFILHLVMGVSYPATVLYVGIGQFVAVGMLGVSVMKLLEKYSVLEKVKYSLT; this is encoded by the coding sequence ATGAAAACCAGAACTATAGCCCGGATAGGTCTTCTGGCCGGGCTTTATGCAGCAATAACACTTTCAGCTCATCCGATATCATATGGTCCGATTCAGGTCAGGATTTCTGAGCTTTTGACCTTGCTCCCGTTTTATTTTGGGGGCTGGGCAGCTGTAGGACTCTGGATTGGAGCAATGATTGCCAATGCTTTTGGTGGGCTGGGATTGATCGACATTATTTTCGGCGCCGGACTGACGCTGGTGGCCGGTCTGCTGACAGCTCGGGCCGGAAGCTTAATAACGGCTGCTATTCCTCCGGTTGTGATAAACGCTTTTGGAGTGGCCTTTATTCTGCACCTGGTGATGGGAGTTTCTTACCCTGCCACGGTTCTTTATGTGGGAATCGGTCAATTTGTGGCTGTAGGCATGCTGGGTGTGTCTGTAATGAAACTTCTGGAGAAATACAGTGTGCTGGAAAAAGTTAAATATTCGTTGACTTGA
- a CDS encoding bifunctional nuclease family protein, with protein MREVYVRAVGVNPDSQTPVILLQEEDGSGILPIGVGHAEAQAIMVALKDIELPRPISYDLMKKVMNSFDASPEKVIVNDLKDGTFYARFIVRHGDEQLTFDARPSDSIAMALRTDTPIYIADEVAHRALVRKEIVQEDENVTEEVKEEREQFRDFVDDVFENVEIDEEIDSEGEEEL; from the coding sequence ATGCGTGAAGTTTACGTGAGAGCGGTTGGCGTAAATCCAGACAGTCAGACGCCGGTAATACTCCTGCAGGAGGAGGACGGGTCCGGTATTTTGCCCATAGGAGTGGGTCATGCAGAAGCTCAGGCCATAATGGTTGCACTTAAGGATATCGAGCTTCCCCGTCCCATAAGCTACGATCTTATGAAAAAGGTGATGAACTCCTTTGACGCCAGCCCGGAAAAAGTTATCGTAAATGATCTTAAAGATGGCACCTTCTATGCCCGGTTTATTGTTCGCCATGGGGACGAACAGTTGACTTTCGACGCCCGGCCCAGCGACTCCATTGCCATGGCTTTGAGGACCGATACGCCTATTTATATAGCCGATGAAGTGGCCCACAGAGCCCTGGTGCGCAAGGAGATTGTTCAGGAAGATGAAAACGTGACTGAAGAAGTTAAAGAGGAGCGAGAACAGTTTCGCGATTTCGTTGATGATGTTTTTGAAAATGTTGAGATAGATGAGGAGATAGATAGCGAAGGTGAGGAGGAGCTGTAA
- a CDS encoding MTH1187 family thiamine-binding protein has product MIIAEISVVPIGTGEPGLSEYVAGCHEILKDQDEVEFELTPMGTILQGEITAVLKLVEKLHQAPFAEGAERVSTQIKIDERRDKEGSMKQKLKSVEEKLS; this is encoded by the coding sequence GTGATAATAGCTGAAATATCCGTTGTACCTATAGGCACCGGTGAACCCGGTCTCAGCGAATATGTGGCCGGCTGTCATGAAATTTTAAAAGATCAGGATGAAGTCGAATTCGAGCTGACGCCCATGGGCACCATACTGCAGGGGGAGATAACAGCTGTATTAAAGCTGGTTGAAAAACTCCATCAGGCACCTTTTGCCGAAGGTGCGGAGAGAGTCAGCACTCAGATCAAAATTGATGAGCGGCGGGATAAGGAAGGGAGTATGAAACAAAAGCTAAAATCGGTGGAGGAGAAACTCTCCTGA
- a CDS encoding RDD family protein: protein MSKTAEVAPRVGAAIIDSLIGSALFFVPVLGGLYGIFYMLSRDALIYKLTGYEEWRSRSIGKKLMNLRIEKKDGSAVEMKNSARRNLTLIPGRVVGVIPVLGWVLGPLLGVIVKSIELFILTSDPEGIRLGDRLAGTKVIKNSKRR from the coding sequence TTGTCCAAAACTGCTGAAGTGGCTCCCAGGGTGGGGGCAGCAATTATTGACAGCCTGATAGGTTCAGCATTGTTTTTCGTACCAGTTCTGGGAGGACTTTACGGTATATTTTATATGCTTTCGCGGGATGCGCTGATCTATAAACTGACAGGATATGAAGAATGGCGCAGCAGGAGCATAGGCAAAAAGCTTATGAATTTGAGGATTGAAAAGAAAGATGGAAGTGCGGTCGAAATGAAAAATTCCGCAAGGAGAAATCTGACATTGATTCCCGGCCGTGTGGTAGGTGTCATTCCCGTTCTGGGCTGGGTGCTGGGCCCGCTGCTGGGAGTTATTGTTAAAAGCATCGAACTATTTATTCTCACCAGTGATCCTGAAGGTATTCGACTGGGGGACAGATTGGCCGGGACAAAAGTAATAAAAAATTCAAAGAGGAGGTAA
- a CDS encoding Hsp20/alpha crystallin family protein, which yields MFRLRPFGEGRRRRRKKPQKSPAETILNSFLSENLESMRDAIREDFCTDIIEENERFIIEAELPGLSKDDIDLELEENILTITARHPRQEEHEEENYIHRERRTGAYQRSFRIENVQEDEITAAFENGILKIDLPKEKEEEPGRRTIDIN from the coding sequence ATGTTCAGACTCAGACCATTCGGCGAGGGTAGAAGAAGGCGGCGCAAAAAACCTCAGAAATCGCCCGCCGAAACCATACTGAATAGTTTTCTATCAGAAAATCTGGAAAGCATGAGAGATGCAATCAGAGAAGATTTCTGCACTGATATAATCGAGGAAAATGAGCGATTCATCATCGAAGCAGAACTTCCCGGCCTCAGCAAGGACGATATTGATCTCGAGCTGGAAGAAAACATTTTGACCATAACAGCCCGGCATCCCCGACAGGAAGAACATGAAGAAGAAAATTATATCCATCGCGAACGCAGAACCGGAGCCTATCAGCGCAGCTTCCGGATAGAAAATGTTCAGGAAGATGAAATAACTGCAGCATTTGAAAACGGCATTCTGAAAATAGATCTACCCAAAGAAAAAGAAGAAGAACCGGGCAGGCGTACTATAGATATAAACTAA